One genomic segment of Profundibacter amoris includes these proteins:
- a CDS encoding HAD family hydrolase, producing MPYQGVLFDMDGLLLDTERLVVECFRQATVEFGLPDMDNVVFRLIGLRADAGEVILRKALDGRVDYPEFYEGWYAHIRNRMAQGIPLKDGVPVLLELLQNQGLPCAVATSTHTPKAQEHLEIAGILPYFQTVTGGEQVKHGKPAPDIYHAAAASLGMKAKNCAAFEDSDPGASAAFASGARTVQVPDINTPAPEMRKLGHTIAPDILQGARMIGLIGRALIRH from the coding sequence ATGCCCTATCAGGGCGTCTTGTTCGACATGGACGGCCTGCTGCTCGATACCGAGCGGCTGGTCGTCGAATGTTTCAGGCAGGCCACAGTTGAATTCGGCCTGCCGGATATGGACAACGTGGTCTTTCGTCTGATCGGCCTGCGGGCGGATGCAGGTGAAGTCATCTTGCGAAAAGCACTGGACGGGCGCGTCGATTACCCTGAATTCTACGAGGGTTGGTATGCGCATATCCGAAACCGTATGGCGCAGGGGATTCCGTTAAAAGACGGGGTTCCGGTATTGCTGGAACTGTTGCAGAATCAGGGGCTGCCTTGTGCTGTTGCTACCTCGACCCACACCCCCAAAGCGCAGGAGCATCTGGAAATCGCGGGGATATTGCCGTATTTCCAAACCGTAACCGGCGGCGAACAAGTGAAGCACGGCAAACCGGCACCCGATATCTATCATGCGGCAGCGGCCAGCCTAGGAATGAAGGCCAAAAATTGCGCCGCCTTCGAGGACAGCGATCCGGGCGCATCCGCCGCCTTTGCGTCAGGTGCACGCACGGTTCAGGTGCCCGACATCAACACCCCTGCCCCTGAAATGCGTAAACTGGGGCACACCATTGCGCCGGATATATTGCAAGGGGCGCGAATGATCGGGTTGATTGGGCGCGCGCTAATCAGACATTAA
- the acnA gene encoding aconitate hydratase AcnA, giving the protein MTITVGQDSAKTRKTLTVGKQSVDYYSIPAAQAAGLGDFSRLPASLKVVLENMLRFEDGKTVTVDDIKAFAKWATNGGNNPREIAYRPARVLMQDFTGVPAVVDLAAMRDGIIGLGGDPEKINPLNPVDLVIDHSVMIDEFGNPRAFQFNVEREYERNIERYTFLKWGQNAFNNFRVVPPGTGICHQVNLEYLSQTVWTDKDQNGHEVAYPDTLVGTDSHTTMVNGLAVLGWGVGGIEAEAAMLGQPISMLIPEVVGFELTGEMAEGMTGTDLVLKIVAMLREKGVVGKFVEFYGAGLDHLPLADRATIANMAPEYGATCGFFPVDDETLRYLRVSGRDEDRIALVEAYARENGFWRGADYAPIYTDTLSLDISTVVPAISGPKRPQDYIALDQAKTAFEQQMKDVFKRPMHKEVPVSGEDYTMESGKVVIASITSCTNTSNPYVMIGAGLVARKAAELGMNRKPWVKTSLAPGSQVVSEYLEAAGLQKDLDAIGFNLVGYGCTTCIGNSGPIQKEISAAIAEGDLVATSVLSGNRNFEGRISPDVRANYLASPPLVVAYALAGTMDIDIVNDPIGQDKDGNDVYLKDIWPSSKEVSELVEKTVTREAFQSKYADVFAGDEKWQAVQTPDSLTYDWPPTSTYIQNPPYFQNMPKEPGTISDVEGAKVLAILGDMVTTDHISPAGSFTPETPAGQYLIDRQVAQRDFNSYGSRRGNHEVMMRGTFANIRIKNEMLDGVEGGYTLGPDGKQMPIFDAAMAYKEAGIPLVVIAGQQYGAGSSRDWAAKGTALLGVKAVIAESYERIHRSNLVGMGVIPFEFTGGDNRKSLGLKGDETVSIHGLEGDLKPLSDVPATITYGDGSTKDITLKCRIDTEIEIEYIEHGGVLHYVLRDLAKS; this is encoded by the coding sequence ATGACCATCACCGTCGGCCAAGACAGCGCCAAGACCCGCAAAACCCTAACCGTTGGCAAGCAAAGCGTGGATTACTATTCCATCCCCGCCGCCCAAGCCGCCGGTCTGGGGGATTTCTCGCGCCTGCCCGCATCGCTAAAGGTGGTGCTGGAAAACATGCTGCGGTTTGAAGATGGCAAAACGGTAACGGTTGATGACATCAAGGCCTTTGCCAAATGGGCCACCAACGGTGGTAATAACCCGCGCGAGATCGCCTACCGCCCTGCCCGCGTGTTGATGCAGGATTTCACCGGCGTGCCTGCCGTAGTCGATCTGGCCGCGATGCGTGACGGGATTATCGGCCTTGGCGGGGACCCAGAAAAGATCAACCCGCTGAACCCCGTTGATCTGGTGATTGACCATTCGGTGATGATCGACGAATTCGGCAATCCGCGTGCCTTCCAGTTTAATGTCGAGCGTGAATATGAACGCAATATCGAACGCTATACTTTCCTGAAGTGGGGCCAGAACGCCTTTAACAACTTTCGCGTTGTGCCGCCGGGAACCGGTATCTGCCATCAGGTGAACCTTGAATACCTGTCGCAAACCGTCTGGACCGACAAGGACCAGAACGGCCATGAAGTGGCCTATCCCGACACATTGGTCGGCACCGACAGCCACACCACCATGGTCAACGGTCTGGCGGTTCTGGGCTGGGGCGTTGGCGGGATCGAGGCCGAAGCGGCAATGCTGGGTCAGCCGATTTCCATGCTGATCCCCGAGGTTGTAGGGTTTGAGCTGACCGGTGAAATGGCCGAGGGCATGACCGGCACCGATCTGGTGCTGAAAATCGTTGCCATGCTGCGCGAAAAGGGCGTGGTTGGCAAATTCGTTGAATTCTATGGCGCCGGTCTGGACCATCTGCCACTGGCCGATCGGGCCACCATCGCCAATATGGCACCGGAATACGGCGCCACCTGTGGCTTTTTCCCTGTGGACGACGAAACCCTGCGTTACCTGCGGGTTTCGGGCCGTGACGAGGACCGCATCGCGCTGGTCGAGGCCTATGCCAGGGAAAACGGCTTCTGGCGCGGCGCCGATTACGCGCCGATCTACACCGACACCCTGTCGCTGGACATCAGCACCGTTGTGCCCGCCATTTCCGGCCCCAAGCGTCCGCAGGATTACATCGCGCTGGATCAGGCCAAAACGGCGTTTGAACAGCAAATGAAAGACGTCTTCAAACGCCCGATGCACAAGGAAGTGCCGGTCTCTGGCGAAGATTACACGATGGAGAGCGGCAAGGTTGTGATCGCCTCGATCACGTCGTGCACCAACACATCCAACCCCTATGTGATGATCGGCGCGGGTCTGGTGGCCCGCAAGGCCGCTGAACTGGGTATGAACCGCAAACCGTGGGTCAAAACCTCGCTTGCGCCGGGATCGCAAGTGGTCAGCGAATATCTGGAAGCGGCCGGTCTGCAAAAGGATCTGGATGCGATTGGCTTTAACCTTGTCGGCTATGGCTGCACCACCTGTATCGGCAATTCCGGCCCGATCCAGAAGGAAATTTCGGCAGCAATTGCCGAAGGCGATCTGGTGGCCACATCGGTTCTGTCGGGCAACCGCAACTTTGAGGGGCGCATCAGCCCCGATGTGCGCGCCAACTATCTGGCCAGCCCGCCGCTGGTGGTGGCCTATGCGCTGGCCGGCACGATGGATATCGACATTGTCAATGACCCGATCGGGCAGGACAAGGACGGCAACGACGTCTATCTGAAAGACATCTGGCCCAGCAGCAAGGAAGTGTCCGAACTGGTCGAAAAAACCGTCACCCGCGAGGCGTTCCAGTCTAAATACGCCGATGTATTTGCAGGCGATGAAAAATGGCAGGCGGTGCAGACACCGGACAGCCTGACCTACGACTGGCCGCCGACCTCGACCTACATCCAGAACCCGCCCTATTTCCAGAACATGCCAAAAGAGCCGGGCACAATCAGCGATGTTGAAGGTGCCAAGGTTCTGGCCATTCTGGGCGATATGGTCACCACCGACCACATCTCGCCTGCCGGTTCTTTCACCCCCGAAACCCCTGCGGGCCAGTATCTGATCGACCGTCAGGTGGCGCAGCGCGATTTCAATTCCTATGGCTCGCGCCGTGGCAACCACGAGGTGATGATGCGCGGCACCTTTGCCAATATCCGCATCAAAAACGAAATGCTGGACGGGGTCGAAGGCGGCTATACGCTGGGACCGGATGGCAAGCAGATGCCGATCTTTGACGCCGCGATGGCCTATAAAGAGGCCGGCATCCCGCTGGTGGTGATTGCCGGTCAGCAATACGGGGCCGGTTCCAGCCGCGACTGGGCCGCCAAGGGCACCGCCCTGCTGGGGGTAAAGGCAGTGATTGCCGAAAGCTACGAGCGGATCCACCGTTCCAACCTTGTCGGCATGGGTGTCATTCCGTTCGAATTCACGGGTGGCGACAACCGCAAGTCGCTGGGCCTGAAGGGCGATGAAACCGTTTCGATCCACGGGCTTGAGGGTGATTTGAAACCGCTGTCCGATGTGCCTGCGACCATCACATATGGTGACGGATCGACCAAGGACATCACCCTGAAATGCCGTATCGATACCGAGATCGAGATCGAATACATCGAACATGGCGGTGTGCTGCATTATGTGTTGCGCGATCTGGCGAAAAGCTGA
- a CDS encoding DUF1223 domain-containing protein, translating into MRKYLVILTGVWMALAGFATAQSSPVVVELYTSQGCSSCPPADEFLGKLAKRDDVIALSLHVDYWDYIGWKDIFASPKFTDRQHAYARAAGKRMVYTPQMVIAGQDHVVGTKPGEVSRLIKAHSKTPDPVKLSVTRKGNRLEIMAEPLQEGLGRMVVQLVRFKDGQTVRIKRGENAGRDLSYSNVVTEWEVLKEWNGRSPLSISAKITGDDDCVIIIQRASHGPVLAAARVR; encoded by the coding sequence ATGCGCAAATATCTGGTGATTTTGACAGGGGTGTGGATGGCACTGGCGGGATTCGCCACGGCACAGTCCAGCCCTGTTGTGGTGGAACTATACACGTCGCAAGGCTGTTCAAGTTGCCCGCCTGCTGACGAGTTTCTGGGAAAACTGGCCAAGCGCGATGATGTGATCGCCCTGTCGCTGCATGTGGATTACTGGGATTACATCGGCTGGAAAGACATCTTTGCCAGCCCGAAGTTCACCGATCGCCAACATGCCTATGCCCGCGCGGCCGGCAAGCGGATGGTTTACACGCCGCAAATGGTAATCGCAGGGCAGGACCATGTTGTCGGCACCAAACCCGGCGAGGTTTCCCGCCTGATCAAGGCCCATAGCAAAACCCCTGACCCCGTGAAACTAAGCGTGACCCGCAAAGGGAACCGGCTTGAAATCATGGCTGAACCTTTGCAAGAGGGGTTGGGCCGGATGGTGGTGCAGTTGGTGCGGTTCAAGGACGGGCAGACGGTGCGTATCAAGCGCGGTGAAAACGCCGGGCGCGATTTGTCCTATTCCAATGTGGTCACCGAATGGGAAGTTCTGAAGGAATGGAACGGGCGCAGTCCGCTGTCAATTTCGGCGAAAATTACCGGTGACGATGATTGCGTGATCATCATTCAGCGGGCGTCTCATGGGCCGGTATTGGCCGCAGCGCGGGTGCGCTGA